TCAAGCGTATGGTGAGCAATGTTCAGAATGATCTTGATCGTGAATTGCGCCTGTCTGAGCTACGTGAACAGATGCAGGCTGAAATGCAGCGGATTCAGGAACTGGAGGCCAAGATGCAGGCACAAGTGGCTGATTTGCAGCAACCGATTGCAGCTGATCAATTAAAAATAAAACCTCAGTCTGCTCAGCCCTTGCTCAGCTATCAGCCGGTGCGACAGCCTATATCCTCCGTGTATTTACCCAAGCCTACAGCAATTCAAACCATGATTTCCGAACAACGCTATACAGAAATGAAGGTGGCCGTATGACATCCTTGCCGACCACACCAGCCTCCAATGATGCTGCAGCGCTGAACCTCGAACAGATGCCGATTACCCAGCATTTGATCATCTTAAGAAAGCATCTGTTTAAAGTGGTTGCTGTCCTGATTGGCCTGTTTTTCTGCTTATTACCCTTTGCCAATCAGACTTACCAATGGTTGTCTGAACCCTTGCGTGCACAGCTACCTGCCAGCTCGACCATGATTGCTACGGATGTCACTGCAACGTTCATGGCACCGTTTAAGCTGAACTTCTTTGTCGCGCTGATGATCGCGATGCCGTTTATCCTGTATCAGCTCTGGACCTTTATTAAGCCTGCGCTGTATGCCAAGGAAAAGAGCCTGGTCGTGCCACTTTTGATCGGCAGTATCGTGCTGTTTTATACCGGTATCAGTTTTGCCTACTTTGTGGCATTGCCCTCGATTCTGCATTTTTTTATCAGTGTTTCGCCGGAAACTGTGGCGCCGATGACTGATATCAACAGTTATCTCAGCTTCTGTTTAAAACTGTTTCTGGTCTTTGGTTTTACCTTTGAAATTCCTATTATTACCCTGGTTCTGATCTTGATTGGCGCAGTTTCGACACAGACTCTGATCGAGAAACGGCGCTTTATTATTGTGGGTTGCTTCTTTGTGGCGATGTTTGTCACCCCTCCGGATGCCCTGTCAATGATCATGCTGGCTGTCCCGATGTGGCTGCTGTTTGAACTGGGTTTACTGGCAGGAAAACTGATTGAGAAACGTCGTTTAAAGACTGAATAACAATAACCAGCCAAAACAAAAAAAATATCGATTTACTCAGGCAGCTCTGGCTGTCTTTTTGTTTTTTAAATTTAAATAAAATACTGATTTATTTAACTTTAATGAAATATTTTCTTAAGATTACTGTCATATCCCAAGCTTAAGGTATTGAAAACTTCTACACCACCAAGCACTTATTTTTTAATTGGGACTTTAAAATGAAAAATGAAGACATGATACCTTGCCAGGATCTGGTTGAAGACAGTAACAATTCAAACAACACGCACTTCCAAACGATTCTGGATCAATATACTAGTCGCCGCAGCTTTATTGCAAAAACTACAAGTGGGGCAATGGCATTAGCATTTGCAGCAACAGTCAGTGGTTGTTCAGATGATGATAATGATTCTGGTACTCCTGACGGTAATCCAACTACACCACCAGACACCACTAGCCCAGATCAACATGCATGGAGTGATCTAAAAGCACGTCCGAATAAATTAGCCTTTGAGCCGGTTCGCAAGAATACCCAAAACTTCTTCAGTGTTCCTGAAGGTTATGAGCTTAAAGTATTGTATGCAGTAGGTGATCCAATCAACCCTGCTTATCCAGAAAAGACCGATACGACCTTAGCTTCTGGTGCTTCTTACCAGTTCCGTTCAGGCGATAACCATGATGGTATGAGCTTCTTCGGTATGCATCCAACCAACAAAAATTATGCTGCCAAAGAATCAACACAAGGTTTACTTGTTCTAAACCACGAATACCTACAACAATCTCAGCTCCATACACCAGAAGGTACAATTACCATCGATGGTGTACGTCCAGAAGATCAGGTACTCCGTGAAGTGAATGCGCATGGTGTTTCTGTTATTGAGATCAGCAAAGATGCAAATACACAAGACGTTAAAATCAACTTAAATTCTAATTTTAACCGTCGTATCACTGCAGCAACCGAGATGGAAATTAATGGGCCAGCGCGTGGTTCTGACTTAGTCAAAACTATTTTCTCACCAGATGGGACGTTAACTCGCGGTACCTTTGCCAATTGTGGTAATGGTTATACGCCATGGGGAACTTACTTAACGGCTGAAGAAAACTGGAGTGGTTATTTCGCTCGTCAAGCCAATGACACCCGCGCTATTGCAAAAGAAGAAATTTCATTATCACGTTATGGTCGTGGTGGTACTGATGCCCGT
The nucleotide sequence above comes from Acinetobacter lwoffii. Encoded proteins:
- the tatC gene encoding twin-arginine translocase subunit TatC, with translation MTSLPTTPASNDAAALNLEQMPITQHLIILRKHLFKVVAVLIGLFFCLLPFANQTYQWLSEPLRAQLPASSTMIATDVTATFMAPFKLNFFVALMIAMPFILYQLWTFIKPALYAKEKSLVVPLLIGSIVLFYTGISFAYFVALPSILHFFISVSPETVAPMTDINSYLSFCLKLFLVFGFTFEIPIITLVLILIGAVSTQTLIEKRRFIIVGCFFVAMFVTPPDALSMIMLAVPMWLLFELGLLAGKLIEKRRLKTE
- the tatB gene encoding Sec-independent protein translocase protein TatB; the encoded protein is MLNIGMTELLIFGIIALLVLGPDKLPEAVRFVGTWYGKIKRMVSNVQNDLDRELRLSELREQMQAEMQRIQELEAKMQAQVADLQQPIAADQLKIKPQSAQPLLSYQPVRQPISSVYLPKPTAIQTMISEQRYTEMKVAV